The Coccidioides posadasii str. Silveira chromosome 3, complete sequence genome contains a region encoding:
- a CDS encoding uncharacterized protein (EggNog:ENOG410PJI3~COG:S~BUSCO:7541at33183) has product MDTGGLAQMTFNASVNGGSLGVPGSGFASRGKGSHIKRLSVPHPSRFGTGDESQALPTPRTSRSHLLAGLRTAPKQPSTPTTAPLLQQRPNHLGLDTSAYGASQASYVGGIPHSATGTTFSHTNGSNLGMSAQMYSLPEHVLAPPALDQILQSGEPIDESLYNELVQTNLFLAAQQQRLQQQLATVTAAAQQFQALNLGSPLNSQHVLTPGLPGMSFYQQQAQHGMQPVVNPVPGKPGMFSVYNPMTGQHSYLVDNNAQEEPQSATYQEHFQSPAPSAQGFRNDIPSPPEQRPSPVRTQSSNSPTRVPSPTRQASPLQQHISNKRLHRKIPSVSVKTGLDLGRNSTPKLANFPPTPATGTFGPGQGRAGEHPLRQPRGPPSLEELVAKPTAKHEGSKNFVTRQRRRAVHNLVRAGMERRSGNSSTAGSVTPSSDVEFNFSPYPGDEGSMNPSSHSSVENLRGAIGSERRERESSPRDSVGRLSPTGGKFGEGRMASPTAAEIVARHPPAATQLPERRKMPMFLLSSAEKRKTPLM; this is encoded by the coding sequence ATGGACACTGGTGGTCTAGCTCAAATGACTTTCAACGCGTCTGTCAACGGTGGCTCCCTCGGCGTTCCGGGCTCTGGCTTCGCTTCCCGTGGAAAAGGTTCGCATATAAAACGTCTCAGTGTCCCCCATCCTTCTAGGTTTGGGACTGGTGATGAGTCTCAGGCCCTCCCAACACCCCGCACTAGTCGCTCTCATCTCCTTGCTGGCTTGAGGACTGCCCCGAAACAGCCATCGACCCCGACCACTGCACCTCTGTTGCAGCAACGGCCGAATCACTTGGGGCTGGATACGTCGGCGTATGGCGCTTCTCAGGCATCCTACGTTGGAGGAATCCCCCATTCCGCGACTGGCACCACATTCTCCCATACTAACGGGTCAAACCTCGGCATGAGTGCCCAGATGTATTCCCTTCCGGAACACGTTCTCGCTCCACCAGCTCTGGACCAGATCTTGCAGTCGGGAGAACCCATCGACGAGAGCCTGTACAATGAACTCGTCCAGACTAATCTGTTCCTGGCGGCACAACAGCAGCGTTTGCAACAACAGCTTGCCACCGTCACTGCCGCGGCTCAGCAGTTTCAAGCGTTGAATCTTGGATCGCCTCTTAACTCTCAGCATGTTTTGACCCCTGGCCTCCCCGGAATGAGCTTTTACCAGCAGCAGGCCCAGCATGGTATGCAGCCCGTCGTCAACCCTGTTCCCGGCAAACCGGGGATGTTCTCTGTGTACAACCCCATGACTGGACAACACAGCTACCTCGTGGACAATAACGCCCAGGAAGAGCCGCAATCCGCCACTTATCAAGAGCATTTCCAATCACCTGCCCCATCTGCCCAAGGCTTCCGGAACGACATCCCATCCCCCCCTGAACAGAGGCCCTCTCCGGTTCGTACTCAGTCTTCAAACAGCCCAACAAGAGTCCCATCTCCAACCCGTCAGGCTTCTCCGTTGCAGCAGCACATTTCGAACAAACGTCTTCACAGAAAGATTCCTTCTGTGTCGGTAAAGACCGGGCTTGACCTGGGGAGAAACTCGACGCCAAAGCTGGCGAACTTCCCGCCCACTCCGGCAACTGGCACCTTTGGTCCCGGACAGGGGCGCGCTGGAGAGCATCCGCTTCGCCAACCCCGAGGCCCACCATCGCTGGAGGAACTCGTCGCGAAACCCACCGCCAAGCATGAAGGTAGCAAGAACTTTGTTACCCGCCAGCGTCGTCGCGCCGTCCACAATCTCGTTCGCGCCGGAATGGAACGCCGCAGCGGTAACAGTAGCACCGCTGGAAGCGTCACCCCATCCAGCGATGTTGAATTCAATTTCTCCCCTTACCCAGGCGACGAAGGGAGTATGAATCCCTCCAGCCACTCAAGCGTTGAAAACTTACGGGGAGCAATCGGGTcggaaagaagagaaagagagtcGTCCCCTCGCGACTCCGTTGGGAGGCTTTCACCAACTGGTGGCAAGTTTGGTGAGGGCCGCATGGCTTCTCCAACTGCTGCTGAGATAGTAGCTCGTCATCCGCCGGCGGCTACTCAGCTCCCTGAGCGACGCAAGATGCCGATGTTTCTGCTCTCGAGTGCAGAGAAGCGCAAGACCCCCCTGATGTAA